The genomic DNA GTAAAAACTAAAATTCAATTATGATTCTTTGTCGCTTGCAATCTGCATGGTAACTTTTATTTTACAGCCTTGCGAACATCACATGAGCCTCCTTCAAGAAATGAGGAAATGGAAACACTCACCAACATTCACTTCATGCTGCTTCTTTTCATTGGCTACTGTATCGAACTCAACTTCAGGCTCTGGGTTCTGCAAGATGATAACTGAAACATGAGCAAGTCTTGCAACAAAGAACAAtgaattttgcaaaaataagatCTTTATCTCACATATTGAGACTGTTAAGTGAATTGAGAAATGGCAAGAATCAAATGAAACTTTTGTAATACCCTTGTACCATAGCTTGTATTAAACATGTCTCAATTTCATTAAACACTAGAGATTCAGATGTAAACAAATGGTTATATTAACTTTTTGTGCAAATTATGCTGGTTTTTCTGAATCATCACTCGGCAGAAAAAGAGATAAAAAATTTACATTGTACTTACAAATTGATTAATGGTAGGGTGCACCCATCCAGTAGTTATGGCTTCTACCGTGGCAATAGCTTCTAATCCACCAGCTGCACCTAGGCAATGGCCTATCATTGACTGGCAAGGAAGGCAGCAAACCACATTAGGGAATATAAAGATGCAACAAAATGAATCCTTCCaatttaaaaaaagaagaagatacaaagttccagatggaggcaaATAAACCTTTGTTGAGTTAATTTTTATCTCAGATGTATTGTTGAAGACTTGCTTAATGGCTCTTACTTCAGCCAAGTCACCAGCAAGTGTGGAAGTTGCATGCGCATTGATGTAGTTCACCTAAAAAAGCATATAATCAAATTAAAAAGGGAGCTtttcaaagaaaagataaaaaCATTTCAAAAATTATAAAGGGCAGATTGTTAATCTGCATCAATGATCAGCATATTTAAAGCCATAAACATCACAATCTGGAACTGCAGCTAGGTAGTAGAacaaaatattttaaaacaatGAACAGATGTGATCACGCATTTGTACGGGCCTTTCAACTTCCAACCAGTCCCCGGATGAAAGTATTGATTTACTTTTGAACCAAACCAATGTTTTGATTTTTGGCTACGTGCAGGATTAAAGATGCTTGGACTTGTGTTCTAGATAGATACAGATACCTCCTCCGGTGCAACACCTGCATCTTCAAGGCTCTTTGTGATACAGGATGATACACCCAGTCCATCTGATCTAGGATCAGTCATATGGTAAGCGTCGCAGTTTACCGCCCCTCCCAAGTATTCTGCAATTATTGGTGCGTCACGCTTCATTGCATGCTCCAGGCTCTCCATAACCTATTGCCAATGAGATTACCATTGATTAAGTACCTATAGCAGTACATGTGACTGAATAGAAACACTTAATTGTCTGCTCAAATTAATGACCAGCACTCACAGTGATGAGCAACATGAAACGAAGCACTTAAAAGCAGCAAATGTTGATGGAAACGATGAAAATCATGCAAAGACTCTTAGACTCAAAACAACATGTAGTTCATATTTAAGTATTCAGAAACCTGGTAGCAGCAAAACATACCAGTACACCAGCACCTTCGCCCATAACAAAACCATCTCTCTCCTTGTCCCATGGCCTAGATGCAGTTGTCGGGTCATCGTTCCTCTGTGATAGTGCCCTACAGGCCACAAAACCACCAAGACCAATGGGAATAATTGCAGCTTCAGTACCACCAGCAACGATGATATCAGCCTCACCACGCCGTATATGGTTGGCAGCAGCATAAAAGCAATAGTTGGAGGTGGCACATGCAGTTGAAATTGAATAGTTAGGACCCATGAAACCAACATCCATCGCAAGCAACGCTGAGCCCATGTTTGTTATAGCATACGGAATAAAGAAAGGCGAAATTTTTCTGTATCCCTTCTCGATGAGATTCTGAACGCCATCAGAAAACACAGTAAGGCCACCCATGCCAGTCCCCACGAGAACTCCAGCACGCACTTTGTCAAGCTGTTAGCAATAACGTAATTAGGGAAACAAGTTTTCAAAATGGAAAACGGATATAAAATCAGAAACCTATGACAGGTATGAATGTATTGGTACGCGCTCATTCGCAGGCAATAGGGTAGAAAAACTGCTCTATGACAGCTTTGTCAATGATGCCAAACAACTCCTGTGCTCTGACAAAAATCAAAAGGAGATAATTGGGTTTTGATTTAATCCTACGAATGTTTTCAGGGATCTTGTGGTTGTTCGTCTGAAGCAATCTAGCAACTTATACACAACTTATAATCAGTCATAAATCACAACCTACATTCTGCACAAATTTTACCTGACCAAAAGTTTTGGCGCATTGTACAAAAATGCTTCCACTAAAATCGAAATGCTTTCTGCCATCAAATATTTGCTCCTTAGAACAGATCTCCGCTACTTTAATACAATTCAAATCTCTAATCATAGAAAAGGTCAATACATTTCAAGCAAAACCCAAGTGTTCGTTAGCATGGCTGAATTCAGTAGACACGATGCAAAATTCAATTGCTTCCTGAAGTGAACGGTATGCAGAGTTGTTCTCGAGCATGAGTTACGAAATCAACACCACAAGCAACCTATCAAACGCGTGTTCCGAAAAAAAAAAACGGTCTTGTTCACCGACACACACAAACTCACCTTGACGTGCGCGTCGGAGCCCTTGGCGAGCCCGGCGTTCTCGAGCGCCTTCTTGCCGCTGACGATGCAGTACCGGAGGCAGTCGTCGAGCCTGCGGTCGTTCTTGCCGTCGATGTACCCCTCCGACGAGAAATCCCTGATCTGGGCCGCGAACCGGGTGGGGAAGCTGCCGGCGTCGAAGCGGTCGATGGGGCCGACCCCGCTCTCGCCCTGCAGGAGCCGGTCGTAGAAGGCGCCCACGTCGCTCCCGAACACGGACACCAGCCCCATCCCCGTGATCACCACCCGCTTCCTGGGGTCCGtctcccgccgcggcgccgcctgggtggccgccgccgccgccgtgcggacgggccggcgagcgcggcggcgtgcggaggaggaaggagggggcAGGCGGAGCCCGAGGGTGTGTGCGGGCGCTTGCATGGCGGGAGACGGAGCTGCGGCCGACGAATGGGGGAGCGAGGTGGGTGCGGTGGTTATGGCGGTTATGTagacgccgcggcgggggcggaggcggaggcgccgcgCGGCGAGGGTGGCAGAGGATGTGTGGGTTTTGGAGGGAGACGGACTTGTGGATGACCGGATGGGATTGGGGTAGAAAGCGAAGTAGGCAGCCTGCTGGGGATATTCTAAGATTTTGCCATTCTTCACGTGCCAGTTTTATGAATAACCTAACAATTTTACCTGCTGAAGGAAGAATTCTAACGTCTTTACCAAATTCATCTACGTGGCGCAACACGATAGACCCGCCAGCTTGTCTGGCCCATGTGAAATGTCGCTTCTGTCCCCGCATCCTCCTCTGCCTTCTCCTGGCACATAGCTCCTCGCCAACGTTGTACACGTCGGAGCGCCGCCGGATGGCCTTCGGTAGCGAGTTCACCCTCACCTTGAACTCGTCGTACTCCCGCTTCACCTTCCGACGCTCCCTGACGAAGTCCACACGCACCTTATTCTTAAGGAAGTCCCTCTTCTAGCCAAAgtgagcgggcggcggcactAGGAGTCAAAGTTGGGTAGCTCCTCGAAGCCGACTAAGCTAGTGGCaccgccgtggccgccgtccTTGGGCCAAAGCGTGGTGCTGTAGTCGTAGGTGCCCTTGGTCTCGAAGAGCCAACGAGAGTGGTCGAACTCGGCCGGCttgccaccggcgccggcgcagccaGCGTAGCCGCTGGGGAACTTCATGGAGTGCACGAGGGAGAAGTGCTTCGCCATGGACATGAGCAGCAGCTGGTCCTGCTCCTCGGAGGAGGAGACGACCTCGTCGTTGTCCTTACCGTCGTCGTCAGTGTCGCTTCCCACGGAGTATGGCTCCTTCTAGCCGGGGCAGTTGTTGGCACCGTTGACACAGTCCACGTAGCACTCGCGGCAGATCATGAACCTGCAGTCGCACGGCCCGCCGCCAgcaccctccgccgccaccggcgcgtTTATGGAGTCAAAGGTCGGGTCGTGTGCGGGGAGGTAAAGGAGAATGCGGGGGCAAAAGCGTCGATGTTTCGTGTGATCGTACGCCACGCTCTCCTCACTTCCGATGGCTAGCACTCAAAAGACAAGGAGTAATACTGGTTCGGAAAGATCCCTATGTCTAGTTTcggcaggagtcgtgttccttggatcaagtACACTAGGCTTACAACAGGGTGCTTGCAAATAAGTTCGTGCGATGTGTGGGTGTATGTGTGTAATGTGAGAGAGAGTGAAAGGAGGCACggttccctttatataggcCAGGGACGGGGACAATGCTGAGAAATGGAGGGGTCTCCAACCTCAGAGGTCGGGGGTTGTGGTGTGGTCGGATCTTCCTTACACCAAGGGGCTTTCTTGTCCTGTGGCCGGTCGTGGGCTTCGCACGCCCTGTACGGTGGCTCCTATGCGGCGTGAGCTACTTACGCATGGCCTGGCATGCTCCGTGGTGTGCCCTGTCCCGTCCGCCAACCTCGTGGCAGTGAACGGGATGGGAGCTGTTGCTGACGTCCGTACTGGTGATGAGTGGGGGACCTTGATTAGCGGCCTGGACGGGACGTGCCACTCATCTCGGCTCCTTTTTAGTGTGCTCATGGCCGCTTCTCACCGTAACGTCTGTCACTGGGTTCTGCCTCACCCGCAGGACTGTACCGGGCCTGGCGCAGTGGTATGGCCTTGACCTTGACGGGTCACCCTGGTGAAGGCGATGACGACTCCAGGACGCGTGGACGTATATGGCCGCGCGTGACCTCGTCCTGCAAGCCGTTTTGGGCAGTCCaaagggtgtagcctcaccctcgGACCCCTACAGCCTTCGTACCCCCTGGTTAAAGGTCGACTCCCCTCGCCCGGTCATGTCTCCGGCGTGGGGCGGTTAGGGGGGCCACGCTCTGCATTTAATGCCTCTAGTACGGCACAGGTCTTCTTGAGTCAATGAGTGAGTAAGGCGCTGTGAGCTCCTTGCGGGCCCACCCTCGATCTAACCGAGCCGGCGAGTCATGGTTCTTAGCTCCCGACCAAAGAAGGTTGGGTGGTGGGCCGCAGCGTCGTCTGGGCCGTTTCCAGTATGTTTCTAACTGTTGGACCTTTGATCTTTTGGCGCTTGGTTGCCTTAAATTCCTTACCTGGGGGTACCCCTGGTACAGGAACCTGTCAAGAAGCGACATTTTCGCGTGGGTCAACACGCTGGCGGGTTGACGTGTCGTGCCACGTAGGTGAATTTTGCAAAAATGTTAGAATTCTTCCCTCACTGCTGGCAAAATTTGTAGATCATTCACAAAATAGGCATTTGAAGAGTGGCCATCCGTAAGGAGGCAAAAACTTAAATATCCCAGCCTGCGGCCGCTATCCCTTTCTTGCTTGCTAGCAGAGCAGTTCACACTTAAGAATTTCAGATGACTCTGTGCACTGTGCTCGACTTGTATTTTGAGGTCCAGACTCCAGAAACGTTAAAAAGAACACGCCTCTTAAAAATTCAGATGACCGAAAATACTGCATTTAGTCTTATCTTTGAtgtagtttttttcttttccggATAATCTTTGATAGAGATTTAACAGGCAGGTTGTTTTGCTAGTGCTGGGCTTAGCAGTCACAACCCTATGCTCGACTCGTATTTCATGAGGTCCTTCAGATGACTGAAACTAGTGCATTTATCTTCGATGGAGATTTTTTTGTGCGCGTAATCTTCGATGGAGATTTAACGTTCTAGGTAGAGGCATATCGTTTTGCTAGGCTTAGAGAATTGGTTTTGGACGGCGACCGAACATGAGAAGGGTGATGGTGGAAAGTAAACAGGGCTCTAGCAGTAGCAGCAAGCAAAGGAGCTGGTCACACCATTccagaagaaacaaaagaaagaaaggatccGTTGTGAAGAGATACAAGAAAGAGGGTAACCCAATTATGTTTATCTAGTTGCTTAAGATGATCGACTATAAATTTTTATGGACTAAATTCTTAGCCGCTGCACCAACTATTTTGTTGTTTTAGACCCATTTTTAAGACTCTGGAACAAAGAAGAGCACATACGTCCCAATCCCAATCATAATAAACTAGTTCTAACACCTGCACGGATTGCTCGCCCTACCTATGAGCATGCTGCGATTGATCACAGGTTTGCTCCTCAGCAAGCATAAGTCCTAGGCCCATTTAGCATAGCTCCAGTTTTGACTTCTCCTACGGCTCCAGGTGAAACTGTACCGAATAGTTTAGTCAAAAATAGCACTATTCCTAGACCCCGGATCACTAGAGTAGCCGGAGCCATTTTATATGGAAAagctggagaaaaaaaaatagctccttCCTATTttaggaggagctggagccctaAGGAACCTTAGAAGATTGAAGGTCAACTGTGTTTAATTGCATCATGGAACATGCGCATGTAATTGGTTTGTTTTACTATCCATTATGCAATGCTTCCTTGTTCTACGTGGGGTAGTTGAGTACGAAGGTCCAAGTGCAGCTCATCTTCTCAAAATATAAATGCACATTGCGTTGTAGCAGCAAGCTTGCCTGTACGGAATCATTTGCTTTGTCGTGTATGTTTCGATGTATCCTTCACACAATTCATATGTCACCATACTTGTAGCACAAAGTTTTGGATATTGCTTGGAAATTGGAATGTAAAATGAAAGCGGGTGGAATTTTCCCAACTCAGTGAGCACTCTACCGAAAGTAATCGTTCTTTAAGAAATAATTCAATTGTTGCTCCTTACTAAACATATACCTGTTGTTATTCTACAATCTGGTCAAACAACCTTTTTTCAAGACTAACGCTCACCCATTAATCACCAATATAGCCACTCATAGAATTCACCAAAGAAGCATTAATCACAAATTTCATCCAGTCCAATCAACTTTACTAGTAGTAGTACATTGTTTTGGGATCAATTAACCACATAAGCACAAATTCTTGTGGCAAAAAAACACATGTTCaattaatatttttttccaCCATGGAGATTGTATGGAAAATTCTTTTATCGTGATCTGAATATGATACGTGTTAGCCTAACATGGAACACTCTcggggcccaccggtcagtgcACGTCTCTTCTCTTATCGAGTACCCAACCCTTTTCGATCTGCTTCCTTTTCCTGTCCGTGTATCAAGCACCGAACTCTACTCCTCCCCTGCTTCCGTCCCGTCCACGCCAGAGCACTCCACTCCCACGCAAACCCTAGCAGCGGTTCTCCCCTCCCTGCGGGAGCCCCGCCAGGCGGCTTTGGTCCAAGCCGTCGGAGCAACTCCGATCCAGCTGCGGCGGGTTGGGGCCGCCGGCTCCGGTTTGTGGCGCCGGATTTGGGATCGGCGCGATGTCGTGGGCCGGGCCCGACGAGatcctcctctccacctccctcgccggctTCTTGGACAGTGAGTTGCTGAGATCCTCTATCAGGCGATGCCTCTGAGCTTGTCTGGTTGCCTCGTTGCTGATTGGTCCGCGGGACTGAGCCGGTGCGGCTAGATTTGATTTATTTTGTGGGGTTCGTAGATCCGATTGGCCTCTAGTTTCCGGCTCGTGTAGGCCGCGATTCTAACCCGGAGTGGAATTTTCTGTCGGCGATTGCCTTCCATGGGTGGCTCAGGCCAAAAGTAGACTCTTTGCGAATCTCTGTAGCCTTTGTTAGTACGCGAACTCGAGAAGTGACTTTCATTGGTTGTGCAGGCATCGGTATTTGATGCAGCTCATTTGAGTGGTTTTGACAAATCATCGTATCTTCCTGTGACTCACTTCAAATTCGTGCGAATGTGTTGAACCTTGTGGGAGCTTTTCAGTAGGTTGATTTGTGTGGATATGCGCATAGATTGCTTATTTTGTGTGGACATTTTGTGCCAATGTCTGAATGTTATTGTGTCTGTACTGAATGAGAATGCCTTATGGTGTTGATGGAAATCTTACATTTAGTTGGTCGTGCCCTGTGGCATACGAAGGTGCAGTTATGTGGGTTCACACTAAGCATGTGTGGTTAGTACTGGTGGATTATATTGTGTTGTGAAAGGTTTTATGCCCCACTATTTGTTCAGTTTAATCTCTATATAAGTGACACTTTCTTTTGTCATTAATTGTAGATTTCAGTTTTTCTTTCTATTTGCGCTTTAGTGGATCATGTGTGCCTTTGAGTATAATATAGTTAATTATGATAGCTGCTAACTATTTAAGTCTGTTATTTGGCCCTCCATTTGCCGTCACTATAATACAGTCACCTTTTGTCCACCTGAGTTTCTCTGAATTAGTCAATGTGTTCATGCCTCGATAAATAAATCTTTAAAGTGAAATTATCTGCGCTATTTCAGTAGAACCTTATTGTGATTCTATAACCTGATGGTGATATGATTGTTACCTCCATTAGTGTATATATGAGACATTGACCTTTGATATTGCGTGTAGTGAATGAGCTTCCCTGAATCACTTATATGCTTCATGCCTCAATAAATGTCCAGCTGAAATCATTTTCCATGTGAGGTAGAAGGTTAGGGTGACTTTACAGACAGATGTCATTATGACTGTTTGGCACAGTTGTTGGTGTAAACGAGATGATGATGAGAGCTGGTTAACTTGTGCAGCCATCATAACTGCAGAGCTACACAAGTGTGTTTGGTATACGATTGCGTGACTTGTCACTGGAGCAAAATGGCAGAAAATCTTTTGTGTTTCCGAAACGATCTACTAAATATATTATCTTTTACTGGGTTTTTGGCATCTTTGTAAGCCCCGAATGGATAGTTGATACTATATGCAAAGGGGTAGTGTCTTCAATCAGTTTTTTTTCCTCGGGCACGCCACAGAATGTAAGATTTGCTTCATGTCACACAGTGTAATTGTGTAGAAGTAGGTTACGTAGGACTTATAAGCATATATGGATAAGTTTGTTTCCTGTATACTGTTATTACCTTGGGAGGATAACAAAGGCCTTAGTCCTGCTTTTCATAGAAAGCAAAAATATAGGTTGTTGGGGCTACCAGCTTACGGACCAAGCATTGAACTGGTTCTTCTATGAAGCAACCAAAAATCTTACCATCTCCACCAAACTAACTCCTGCTTAGGATGACCTTAACCAGGACAAAAGAGCAATTACAGATCCTTGGAAAGATAATTTCCAATTGGTAATTGCATGGGTAGCATACGCTCTTTGGGGGTTTGAGCTAGATCATAGTTATTGCCGAAACAGCTGGAACCAATGTATTGTAGTATGAGTCTTGCGCTTTCCTTTGCTATAACACAGACAACAACAATCATGCGTAGATGTTCTGCATGCTTTGGCTGTTTTTTATCACTTGGTTTGTGTCAGAAACAATATTTATGTTTGGCAACCTATTCTTACTAACTTCTTACACATTCTGATTACAGAGAAGCTTATTGTCCTGCTTAGAGATGGACGGAAACTGCTTGGCACCCTGTGCTCGTTTGATCAGTTTGGTATGCCGCTTTTACATCCACTTGCCTTAGCGTTGATTCCAATTATATTTTCTGCCATTAATGTTCTGCTTCATTATTTTACTCTGCAGCAAATGTTGTTCTTCAGGGTGCTTGTGAACGAGTAATTGTTGGGGAGCAATATTGTGATGTTCCTCTTGGTCTGTATGTGATCCGGGGAGAGAATGTTGTTTTAATCGGAGAATTGGTAATGACCTCTGTTGCATTAGAAAGTGGCCATGGTCAAACTCATATCTCCAtgttgatgtcataaatctggTATTGCATTGAGCAGGACCGCGAAAAGGATGAACTCCCTGCTCACATGACATGTGTTTCCGAAGCAGAAATTAGAAAGGTACGCACTTGGGCACAATCGTTCCCTTGTTTTGAAGTAGGTGTTTAGCTACCTTCTCTTTGAATGCGGCTTAGCTCTATCGTTCACCTTAACCATTTATATTCCATGCATTTATGTTCTTGATAAATTGAACTAGTGCCTTTAGTCTGTCTGCACTCTATAGGCATATACAGGTTATACGTGTATGGTGATGTCCTATTGATACAGATGAACAGTactgtttcttttttctcctgAAGGGCATTTTTAAATTCGGCACTAAAATGTTCATGTTTTTTTCACTTCTACTGCGCATTCCATTGATGTTGTTCATGGCAACAGTTTCTTCCTTATGTAACAGTAGTTGATAATTTTAAATTGTAAAGTGTGCAACCCATCCTGATATACAAACATGGAAAACTGTGGATTCAGCTGTTGTTATGTTCCGGTCCTTCTCGCCCTCCCTCTCATGTTCCTCTCCCTCTCATGAacatgataatgcttatatgcCCGAACCTCTCATTTGTGAACTTTATCAATGAACCGATTGCttgcatatatatttttttaatcctGTAATATGTCTTATAACTCGGTTCAGCAGCAGCTTTACATAACATTGGACCTGTGTAGGCTTGCTTGCATTAGATGGTAGACACATTGGGATTGGCCCTACTTTATTCTATAGAAAGCAAAAGATCTGGAGGACTAGGATTCCAGTTAACTATTAACTGAGAGTACATaacttgaaaaagaaaaggtccTCTTCACAGTTAGGCAACAATTCTACTCAACCAAGTCTGACTAGATTAGTTTCTTAACCCGGCAAAACTAACTAGGAATGCTCGTATGGACCTGGGTACATCACAGGAGCAGAACAAAGTGATTCCGGTCTGCTATCTATCTTCAGCCTCCTGCATTAGTTGCCGTCTTGCCTTCAGCCTGACATTGCACTCTCAAGCATGCTTCTTTCATCTAGTCTTCTGATGCTACGGCAAACGATAGAGAAGTATTACATCCCTGTAAACTCTTGAAGTCGTTGCAGGCTAGCATAGGAGGCAGCTTCTAGGAGAAACAATTTGAATATCTTTAATACGGAACCACCTGACCCCAAAACTCTTCCAAACAACCTGATTGTTTTTAAGCTGCGTTTTCTTAGCCAAAATTGATACAAATCTTTCAATCAAGCATTGAAATATTTGTGTTTGGCTTATATGTGCTCTTTGAAAGAGGAACCTGACTCCTTTATATTGTTATTTTTACCTTTACAACTAACACGATGCACCTATCTTTACCCAGGCCGAGAAGGCGGAAAGGGAAGCAAGAGACCTGAAAGGCACGATGAGGAAACGGATGGAGTTCCTAGACTTCGATTAGTTCCCTTGTGGTATGTCAGTTGCTGCCCCCCACCCCATTGTGGCCGCGTTGTTTTTAGTGGCGGCTTGTGTTATACATGTCGGCAGAAGAAAGCCTGATGATTGCGCTGTATCCCAGTCGAATGCTTCTTGTTTAACCAGAACGCTTTTGGCCCTTTTGGGTTGATGAAAACAGATTCTTCCGTAGCAGTGtgccgttctttttttttttgttgttgttgctacaGTTCATTCAGAGCCCTCCCTTGCAAGTTGTAACTTTGTCACCTTTCTGCCTGCATGGAGGTGAAGGAGATACGTTTTGCTCCTGTTGTCGTTTGCAACAGTACCCTGCCTTATCGGGATTCTACATGGCACACGCCACTGTGCACCTGATTGGATCTGGGGCCAGTGCCATGCTTCGCCGGGATCCTCGAGCTGCCAATCAGCAGCTCAACATGGCTGCTGACCTGGTCCAGTGGTGTTGCAGTTGAGATAATAATATCTCCATCTCCagtctgttgctgctgctggatcAGCAGCCCAACATGCAAGTGAAGCGAGCTAGCTGTTGGTGTCGCGCCAATGCTCCCCTTTCCGCCGTCCCCATCCTTGAAAGGCGCCGTCGCTAAAGGAGACAACGCTGAACCCCTCTCATCAACAGAGTTACGGAGCCACATCGGCATCGGCGGCCTGGCCTGCCAGTCACAGGCGCCGCCGGGTTTCAATCAACGGTGGGGTGTCAGTGTTACCGAACGCCCGAGGGGAGCAATGACGACCTGATAATGCACGCTGCTGGTACCAAACGAGCATTGATGAGCAGTGACCCCATTGTTACCGACACCAATCACTGCACCCCTCCAACCTCCGTGACGCCAACAGGTCACTGAAACGAGCAAGCGTTCCTTCCTCCCAATGATCACTTGATCAGCAACAGCAGCCTAGCTAGCCAGTAACCAGACGCGTTCGAGAGAGTACAAATCGGCAGATCCCATCCCCCCAGTTTCAGAAACCACTCAGGTTCGGTTGCGCTTGCACTTGCGGTCACGCACGCACGGCAGGTTGGGCGCCTCCATTGATTAATGGCGTGTACTGGGCGGCAGGCAGGGCAGGGGCGAGGCAGCGCACATGGCGATGCgaggccggcagcggcagggcgcCTGCCTGCGCGGCCGCGCTCGATCCTTATCCgccggcgggccggccggggcatTGAACTTGAAGACGGCAACGTGCACGTGGGTGGGCTAGCTCCCAACGGCGGCCGGCCGAGCTTCACCTGCCGTGCGAACGCACGGGGACGCGGGGtccggagagagagagagagagatcaggCGTTAATTGGCGGCGTGATGGGGTTCACGTGCCACCGAACCAACACACTGTTGGAAAAGCCTCGGAGCTGTAGCTGTGTGCCCTCAGTCGGCAGCTCGTGCTGTACTTCTGCTCACTGCGGAACTGTGAAGATCAAGGGAAGTGTCGTCGTCTCTGAATGCACGAACGAGAGCAGTTCATTCACATTATCGGTGTGGGGAGGATCAGAGGCAGCAGCTATACTTTCATTAACATTGATAAGTAGCAGTACAAAGTACAGAACACTATGTGCCGTAACGGAGCTACATTTTCCCTAAAGCTGGAGTGATCGGTCGAATTGAAAAGAATCAGTAACGCCCATGATTGGAGCTGCAGCAAGCACACTGTTTGGCGGCAGTACTGCGCATGCTTCCTCGTTGCCTGAAGAAgcaaaaggaggaagaagaagaagaagaagaagaagaaaaggaggaggaggaggaggaaggtggaTTGAGCACAGTGCGCGCCTCTACGTGATCCACCTGCTGCGATCAGCGTTGTCGGACGCGCA from Setaria italica strain Yugu1 chromosome VII, Setaria_italica_v2.0, whole genome shotgun sequence includes the following:
- the LOC101768198 gene encoding 3-oxoacyl-[acyl-carrier-protein] synthase I, chloroplastic, which codes for MQAPAHTLGLRLPPPSSSARRRARRPVRTAAAAATQAAPRRETDPRKRVVITGMGLVSVFGSDVGAFYDRLLQGESGVGPIDRFDAGSFPTRFAAQIRDFSSEGYIDGKNDRRLDDCLRYCIVSGKKALENAGLAKGSDAHVKLDKVRAGVLVGTGMGGLTVFSDGVQNLIEKGYRKISPFFIPYAITNMGSALLAMDVGFMGPNYSISTACATSNYCFYAAANHIRRGEADIIVAGGTEAAIIPIGLGGFVACRALSQRNDDPTTASRPWDKERDGFVMGEGAGVLVMESLEHAMKRDAPIIAEYLGGAVNCDAYHMTDPRSDGLGVSSCITKSLEDAGVAPEEVNYINAHATSTLAGDLAEVRAIKQVFNNTSEIKINSTKSMIGHCLGAAGGLEAIATVEAITTGWVHPTINQFNPEPEVEFDTVANEKKQHEVNVAISNSFGFGGHNSVVVFAPFKA
- the LOC101769274 gene encoding sm-like protein LSM1B, giving the protein MSWAGPDEILLSTSLAGFLDKKLIVLLRDGRKLLGTLCSFDQFANVVLQGACERVIVGEQYCDVPLGLYVIRGENVVLIGELDREKDELPAHMTCVSEAEIRKAEKAEREARDLKGTMRKRMEFLDFD